TCATCTTCCAGGGCACTGATCGTATCCTTCACAGCTCTCATCGTCTCTGTGCCAGTTGTTGTCCCTCCTCCTGAATCGTCATTCACTCTCCATCAAATCTTTCCTGTCTTGTGGGTCTGCTCGCACGTTCGTATGTTGAGACCTTTTGTGTTACGACCTACATCAGCTGTTGGAATTGGACGATTTACAACACACTCAGTCTCACTTTAAACTAAAagctttgtgttttctctgtagagaaacacacacactgcttatgatttatttgttttacagaAGATAATCCACAGATAATTTAGATAATCTTTTATTATATCTGTATTAGAGGGAATGCTATTGAAGTGAGTCACATCATTGTAGTGCTTCTTCACTCCCAGCTACTGCTTTGCATTTTCACCCGAGTAGCTGAGAATGGATGCCGGGAGCAAGTGGGATTCGATGACAGATTGCTTTCAGTCCTGGGAAGTAATTGCCTTGTGCAGAAGTAAGCCAGGAGAGAGGGTTCTCAGAATTGTAATGCTTCTCTGTTCACTTTGAAGAGTTACCACATTGACCTAAACTGAAATATCCCAACAGACACCCATTGTTCCTAGAGCAGGGCCTTTTTGTGTCTTGCTAACATGTGGCTACAGCTGCAGCTTTTCTGCTTGTCTCCCAGAAAGGACGAATCAttgatttttctgttattttacagtCAAATGACTCAGCAGCTATTAGAAGGATCCACCTTATTTTGAGCACAGATTCCTGTTACTCTATGAATTGCAATGACTGCTAATCCTGTAAGGTCAGAATTTTCATGTGCTTTGGTGATAGTTACACCAGTAGCAGTAGGTACATTACAGTACATAAATTAGCGTGCTAAATTATGATGGGGGGAACAGTCAGTTCTGTGCCTGTTCTTCTGATCTTTTCACCTGCTTAACATGTGCACATGCCCATAATTCAGCTCGATTTTTCCATAATAAGTGTGTTATCTAGACATCGACCAGTGGAATAAGGTGATTGAGATTCTGGGCACACCCAGTCTAGAGTTTATGAACCGACTGATGGAGACTGTGAGGAACTATGTGATGAACAAGCCACAGTATCCTGGTGTCAGTTTTGCCGAGCTTTTCCCGGACTGGGCCTTCCCCTCTGAGTCAGAACATGACAAACTGAAGAGTAAGAACTTTTGACACTATTTCTTTTAAGATGCTACATTTCTGTATATATTTAGTAAAACTGAGGAATTAATGTGCAGTGTAAtgatgtagctttttttttttactaaaagaACTGCAGGGATATAAAAGCTGAACCTAAGAGGTCACATCACTAAATAAAATAGAGCAAATCTTGTCATTGGCAAACATGTTAGCCAACACTGAGGGAAAATATAGAGTTCTCATCAAGAATACTTAAAAATAAGCCAGTTTCCATAGTAATCCTGCCTTTCCTGTGTTGTCATAACAGCGAGTCAAGCACGGGACTTGCTTTCCAAAATGCTGGTCATTGATCCTGAGTGCCGCATCTCTGTAGAAGAAGCCCTTAATCACCCCTACATTCATGTGTGGTACGACCCAGCAGAGGCAGACGCGGTGAGGAAACTGTTGTGCTTAATTTGTGGTACACTTTTATCAGCGACCTTCCTCTGACACATGTATTTCCTTTTGTTTCACAGCCTCCACCCCAGATTTCTGACAAGCAGCtggaagagagagagcacactaTTGAGCAGTGGAAAGGTAGGATACACTGACCCCTAGGGAAACAAACCACCAGTGCATCATACCAGGCAACTGCATTTGGGATCCTAATTATGTTTCTGTCATATTTGTGCATagataaacagcagaaaatgtcTGTTATTCTGCTGTTACTATAATCTACTTTTGCCATGGAAGTCCAGGCATGAGTGCGGTCACCACTAAACTTACTCTGTTCCTCCACAGAGCTCATTTATGAAGAGGTGATTGACTGGGAGGAGAGGAACAAGAACGGTCTAATGAAAGAAGATTGCTCAGGTACAAACATgcacagtcttttcttttttttcccccctccgtGTCACTCAGGTTATCTTGAATGGTGCCCATGCATAATTAGGCCCAGCCTCACTGAACTTGTCATGTTGCGCCTCCACCCCTCCAGAACTCTTCACACTGAAAGCGTCACCAAAACGAAAACTCACTTTGACGTCACGAGGAACAAAAGCATCATAGtacagtgtgtgcgtgtgtgtatactTTTCTTGTagttgtgctgctgctttttacaAGAGGGTTGtcattatttgtttaaacacacagacatcaaTATGGAGCAGTGGGAACGGCACTCGTCTCTAAATGCTGTCTTTGAATACAATGCTtttcaaacagctgcagcattttaatgCCAGAGTAACTACTGTGTTGTGGGTTTAGATTCAATGCAGAAAGACTTAATTTGATTGATTATTTGCTGGCTGCCTACCTCAGCAACTGTTAAAATTCAGCCTCTCTTCCAGAGAGGACGAGTCCTTGATTTTATAGTTGTTTGGCAGTCTTATTGGCAACAGTACTCTTTCATTTACAGGCCACAAGACAGGTGTCCTTAAATGTACCACTGTGGACACGTACACTCTATTAGGTatgccattttattaggtacaccttgctagttcCTGGTTGGACCttctttttgccttcaaaactgtCCTTAATTCTTcctggcacagattcaacaaggtgctggaaacattcctctgagattttggttcatattgacatgatagcatcacacagttggtgtagatttgtcagctgcacatccatgatgagaatctcccattccaccacatcccaaaggtggattgagatctggtgactgtggaggccgtttgaaTACAGTGAAGTCGTTGTCATGTTCAAGACGCCAGTTTGAGATTTTGTGACAtaatgtgttatcctgctggaagaggCCTTCAGGATATGGGTGTGATAACAGGATacctgccatgtgattggctgattcaaTCAGTTCATTAACAATCAGTTAATGAAGTGGATGCGCCTGTAATGATGTACCACAAACTCTAAATGTTGTTCTCATACACAGAACAAGCTAAACTCTTTGTTCtctctgttgtttgtgtgtgtgtgtgtgtgtgtgtgtgtgtgtgtgtgtgtgtgtgtgtgtgtgtgtgtgtgtgtgtgtgtgtgtgtgtggttgtgtcaGATGTGATTTCAGGGTCAGCCTCCCAGTCTTCTTCCGCCAACGATATCTCGTCCATGTCCACGGAGCACACCTTGGCCTCagacacagacagcagcagcatcgaCACACTGACAGGACCACTGGACGAGAATCACTGAACACAGACCATTTCCACGCGTCCGTCTGCCTGCCTGCCATCTCCCATTTTCAATGTCCAAACATCCGTAGCCCTTTTCAGACATGGTATATGCAACATCGCTGGCTTCATCAATCTGTTAAAGTGACGGCACTCTGTCTTTCAGACATTGGTCAGTTTTACATCAGTGCGCTTCATGGCTTCGATACAACATACATGCCGGAATATTGTCAGCGTCGCCTTTAGTGAAGTGTAACCACACTCTTGAACGTGTTGTTCTCTCActagaaggtgtgtgtgtgtgtgcacactgctGCTGAGAAAGCTGTACCCCACCTTCCCACACAGGCTCCAAAAGAAATCTCTTAATGAGCGGGAATGCTGAAAATGAGGAATGTTTTAATCTTGCAAACGAGAAGCATAGTTTATGAGCTAAAATGTTGACATGCACATATTTTGTTGTGGAGAGCGTTCTCTTGTGAGCTGAGCAACTCGCAAAGATGCATTCACAGCATGAATTTGAGTGTGCATTACCGTTAATGTTCAGATGCCGTCAGGAGGGAGTCTGAAAGGGGCCCATCAGCCatcacctttcttttctttttttacctcCACATCTACCAGctttccagttttttgtttttttttgggttgtttttttttttgtctgtctgtgtctttatttttcctcttcatcCTAAAtgaacagctttatttttctaatttcttACCCCCTCTTATGTGGCGGGTCTTCACACTTTGTTTTGGACTGCTGCCTGTAGGTAAAGGTTATGTGctctctgtttttcatttcttggTTGATGTTTTACTTGATCACCTACCTATGTGTGGTGTATACATCCACATTGATTTACCAGTAGTAGGTGCggggttgtttgttttgtatgcctgtatttttaaagttttatttttttagcaaataTCAAGTCAAGACTAGATTAATGTCATCAAGTCAGAGCACGCAAGCATTAAACTGCCAGCTGCTCTTGTGCATGTTACGCCGTAAAGAACAAAAGCTTGCCGTAAACTGATGGCGTCAGTCATCTGAAGATCATGTGACGATCAAAatctgaaaacctttttttttttaattaattaattggcTTGAGTGATGTGGGTTGTAAGCTCTTCCCCCTGACAGCTAGGGGAAGCTGTGGTTGCAGTGTTACGGTTTATTTCCCGATAcaatgtactgtatgtaaacATGTCACTCACAGTGGCTGTAGACCCTTTCATTACAAATAGATAGGATGTGCTTGTTTTGTTAAGAAATTCAACCCGTCTGTAGCGCTACATATATCTCTCTATATATTGTAGTCACCCCTATTTGACTTAAGGTACCAACTATCAGTGTGTCTATCAAAAGATCGTACTCCCGTACATCCGGAAGAGACAACAAGatacttgtatttatttttgtgttcttGCAGAGTGTTGCACACAACCACAGTGAGGCGCATGGGAATGAAGCCTCTTGTCAAAACATTTCATTGACAAAAGTGTGgactgctccttttttttttttttttaaccattccaTTAGTGCTGGAAAAGTTACAAAATTAATCATGAAATCAGACATCATGCAGGACACAgaacaaaatcatttttaacttGCATGATGTCTTCACGTCTGTAAGAAAGTGTAGTTCTTGTTATAAAGAGAAATGCATTCAGGTGCGTGCTTTTACTTGCAGTacctttttattctttgtttgcGAGccaaggggttttttttttgtttgtttttggcctTGTAAGCccatgtgtttgtatattttatcaGAATATATTGTGCAGCACTCCTGATTTCTCCTTTGAATAATCCACCCCAGCTGTACAGGAAAATAGTTCCTGGAGATAGTTTTCCCAGCAACAGAAAGCAGACATGTTGTGGTTTAATGGGAATGAGACTGCGGAGTCCTCAATCAGAATCTGGATATTTCAACTGAAGATTGAAACTTAAAGCTGAACCTTGAAAATGGGCTGtgcagctgcctttttttttttctttttcttttttgcataacTGATTGCACACGTGATGGACATGCAGAAAGAAGACACTACGGAGTCATTGAGGACTTATGCACTATGTTGTACACAACCATGACCTTATTTTTTCAGTCATGCCTTAAATGTCCTGAGGAGTGGCCGTATAACTCTCCAAAACTTAGCAGATAAGGACTGAGCATCACTTTGCTCAGAATATCTTGTGTATTTACTGTTTTTAGAAGAAAATGCTCCATTGTATACACTGTACATCTCAGTCTGTTTCTCCTTTTATTTCCAGAGATGTCCTATGTGATTGCAATGACCACCATGTTACCACTTGCCCAACATCTTTTGCCCATACTCCGCTAATAAAGTGGACATCAgtgattatttttctttcattgatGCTTTGTGCAATTCTCAGATTCTTTGAGGAAATAGCTGTGCGTTGCTTCATTAGTGACATAGTGATAAAAGATCCTCCGTAGAGTTTAACGGCTCGACTGTCTTGTGCATTTATTTCCTATTCTTTGCACACACGGCTCGTAACCTTTCTCAAAAGCTCTTCACAATGTGTTCTGTCTTCTTTTCCTCGTTATTAAGCTCCCCAAAGATGTCAAAAAACTGCTCCATCTCCCTCTGCAGCGTGGCATTGCGTGCTTCCGCGGCAGCCCGGGCCCTTTCAGACTCCACGATCTTCGCCTGCACAACCTGGTACCAGTGCCGCTGCTGTGCGAGGTTTGTTTTCAGGCGAACGACCTCCTCCTGTAGTTCTTCGTTTCTCTGCTCCAGGCTGAGGACATGAGGAGGAAAGACGATATTAAAGTTACTGGGTCTGCATGAAAGGATGAGAATGTGGTTTAATGTACAAATGAGAGGACGGGTTAATGGACTGTTGATGAATCTGATAGTTACAGTATATTAATAACacatttacagtgctgtgaaaaactatTTGCCCGCTCTCTGACttcattttttgtgtatttttcacacttatcatcaaacaaattttaatattagacaaataatttgagtaaatgcaaaatgcagtccttaaattatttcatttattaaaagctGTCCAAACCTACCCGGCCCTGATGAAGAGTTTAAATAGaccctgtctgacaaagtgaagtgtTTAAAAGCAACACTTCATGCCccgatctaaaaaaaaacagtcaatgacatctgtcagtctgtcatTTCTAAGCCTCTGGTGAGTGCCATTaaccacaaatggagaaaaaacagtggtgaaccttcacAGGAGTAGCCGGCCTACTAAAATGACTCCAAGAACGCATCTAAAACTCACCCAAGAAATCACAAATAACCCAgaatctaaagaactgcaggcctcagttaaaaGAACACGAAGGCTCGTCTCACTTGGGAAAATATTCCGTGGgctgacgagacaaaagttgaactgtTCAGAAGGTTTTGCGTTTTGTTACATCTGGTATAAAATTAacagcattttattaaaaaaaaagaatctcataccaacagtcaaacatgtttGTAGTGTGATGATCTGAGGCTGCTTTGCttcttcaggacctggatgacttactgtaattgatggaatcatGAATTCGAACagaaaaatcctgaaggagaaagtccggccatcagttcatTCCCTGAAGCTCAGGAACAgaacaatgatctgaaacataccAGCAAgcccacctctgaatggctcaaagaAACTAAACGAAGGGTTTTGGAGTGGCAGAGTCAAAGTCCGGatttaaatcagattgagatgctgTGGCATGGCCTTAAACAGGCCGTGCATATTCAAAAACCTtcaaatgtggctgaattaaaacaattctgcaaagaggGCCAGAATTCTTCCACAGTGATGACTCACTGCTAGTCATCACAAATGATTGATTGCATTTCTCGCTGCCAAGGATGGAACAGCCagttttgtttgatgatctgaaacatgtaagtgtgacaaatatgcaaaaaaaaaaaaaaaaaaacacaacaaaaaaaaccccctaagaaatcaggaagggggaaaATCTTTCATAAATATGATTGTGAAGCTTAGCCTACAGTGTGAAATCTGTCCACATATCTTTCTCCTCACTTATATTCCTTATCAAGcccaaaaaaaatcatctctaCACCTACCAATGCATTATCTTACACCGAGGTTTGCTCTGTCTATGTCAGTGATAAATAAGGTATGCGTTGTGTCTAGGTCAGCAGCATGCCCCCTTAAATTAGCTCTCTTTCCACTGTCATGAGCTGGTCTATATGCCACCCACACAGGCTGTGCTTTTTCTGGGCTACATCAATTAGatgataactttaaaaaaaaaaaaaaaaaaagcaggtgttTCCTTAGTTTGCAAGTGGaaaaaacacgcacacatgAACATCCATTTCCACTGCAGACTCAAAAAAGTGAATCCCAGCTTTGATTATGTTGTTTCATGTGCATATAAGCAATTTTTCCATTGTAGCACATCATGGGGCGAGCCGTGGGAAACTTTGAAGGGATGTAATGAGCTATGGGTGCTCTGTGAACTAAACAGGATGTAGGGTGAAGATTAGAGTTAACTGAGGGACCACACCAGCACAGCTGAgtggacacacatacacactttctTTGCCTGGGAACAGTGTGTTACCCTTCACTGAAAATATACCGCAGGCTGGAAAATTGTTTAAGTCACTTGAGCTGAAAGTGTATGCTAATATTAAAGCTGAAAGCAGAACCACGTGACATTTGAGACACTTCATATTGATTTACATGGCGTATCTAATCTTTTATAAATAGAAATGCGAGACAGTGAAGAAAATGCTAAAGTCACCTGATTATCCGTGCTTCATAttcctctctctgtttcatTATCTGGTGCTGCAGGCTGGTGAGGAGGCTGCGAAGAGCACTGGCAGAGGGGTCTGCCAGGGGTAATGGAGGGGGCACTCTGGGAGACCATGATGTCTGTTTGGGCTGCTGAGCTTCAGCAGGAGGCCACAGGTCGTGGCACTTGGTTTGACGTACCTGAGTGGAATTTTCTGTTAGATGTTGAGGAAGTGACATAGGGAGCTGGTGATGCTGCATCAGGTCcccttgtgtaaatctacaggaTCCTGAGTCCTGCTCTGGCTCCTGTTCATGCTCCTTGTCTTGGTCTGGTTTCTGGTCCTGGTTGCTAGAGCATCTTTTAGTGAACATCTTTTCGGTCACACTGTCACCCTCCATCAGGCTCTGGATCTGCTCAGAGGCCACAGCTTGGTGCGTCTGCTCCTGCAAGTGTTCCTGGAGGCTTGTTTCCATGTCAAAGTCCTGGAGACTGTTGGATGTTTCAGCATCAGGGAGATTATCATACAGAGACAGGGCGCTGCGGTGCTCCTCACTCTGTGATGGGCTTGGGCTTTGGTTCAGATGAGCTCTGTCCTCAACTCCCCAGCTACACTCCTGttctcctcccctctctcctcctcttgctGTGTTTATGCCTCTGCTTAGCTCTGCTTCCCATGCCTGTCTTCCCAGGCCTCCTCTACAGCTGCAGTAGCTGTGAGCTGGCCAGGTGCCAGGCCCTCTTCCCCCACCGACCACTGTCTGAACCTCAGCCACAGCTGGGGCCAGACCAGGCAGAGGGCTCTGGGGGCCTGGGAGTCTGGTTACAGCAGGGCACACAACTCCACTCTCCATTTCCTTCTCCCTGGCTCTTCCTCGCTGGCCAAAAGGTGGGCAGTTGTCGTACAGGGGATCCGTGGAGCACGAACTGACTGTGGTGGGGGTCTCAGTAGGAAGGCAGTGTAGCTCCATGATCCAAACAGGCACATGGGGGTGCTGAGAGAGTTAGATAACTGCCCTCCCCTTTTCAGTCTGCTGTAACTTGGGATTAAAGGCTTGGATTGTGGATTTGTGAGCGTGGTATGGAGTTTCCTCTGTGCCAAGTGCTGATGTGTCGCGGGGAGAGGAAGGTGTGGGAGCCCTACTCCCCTTTGGCTGGCGCTCTGCTGTATCTTTGACGGAGTAGCCAgcagggtctgtgtgtgtgtgtgtgtgtgtgtgtgtgtgtgtgtgtgtatgtgtgtctttaaGCAGGACTGACATCAGCTGTTACTTTAGCACAGCTTCTGGGGGAGGGAAGAGCGTGTAATATAGTCCGATCCATTCCTAAAGACAGTCACAGATACCTGGAACCACAGAAATAGACGATGGCCTTGGGCACAAAGTGTGAAACACTCTATGAAGGCTTTAATCTCCACACAATATTTGTGCagtaaaagacaaaacaaacataaaccATAAGGTTGAAGTTTTTTGGGATTACTTTTAATGCACTCTATCTGCAGCTCGTGTCTCTCTTAACCAGGTGTTCCCCCTGTAAACAAGAGTTCACCCCACAAACTCCTCTGCAGTTCATGTCTCGGTGAGAGCTGCTCAGCACcgaaaacactgaaatgtttcCATTAGAAAGACGAATCTAAGGTTCAGTTAAGACCCAGTTTTACCAGACAAAAATTCAGGGTTACAGTAGGAGTGAAAGAAGCTGAGAGGAAAGAAGTAACTTGCTAAATGGAGACAGACACAGATTTCTTTTAGGGTCAGTGAGATTAAAACCACAAGGTGGAGCTACAGACAAGCTTTTGGAAAAGATTCTTTTCCTTTCAATGGGTGGCATATCCTTAAAATCATTTAAGACATTATTTACTAAGCTGTTAGATAAATGTGATTTAATTACCTCCTCAAATAAGCTGTTATTGCAAGACAAAATCTTAgtactttattcagtttttttgcATCTTTCAGTGTAATGTTATGTGACGTATGCCTGTTTCTGTGGGCTTGTTGGAAGGCTTTGTTTTCAGAACTTACTAAAGACTAGATAATGCCTGCTGTCTCTATGGTACTGCAGAGGAATCACAATCAAGGCACTTCCTCAGGAAATATTAATACAagcatttttccttttctttgtccATAAGTCTCCCCACCTATCAAATGGCTGCACAAATGGTTGGTGCCACTGAGGAGTGCTTCCTTTTTATAACGCTGGTTTACTTTAAACTAATCCAAACTACTCCAGATTCACAAATCAAGGATGCACCACAAACCTAATCTCTGCACGGCCACATTAAACACTCAGTTGTGCGTCAACACTGACAGAGCTCCACTTTTATCTGCCCTATGTAAATCATCCCATGCCCTTCAAGGGTGCGCAGACAGGCAAACaggctgttgtttttttctgtttgtagtAGTGCAGTAGAAATCTTTAGTGTGTTTATCAAAGCAAgtttctgcattaaaaaaatcctcCTTAAAGTAAACGAGTGAATAGCTTTGAGATCTCAAAGCACTGAGactagaaaagcactgtataacTGCATTTACTATTTAACAATGCAGGTAATGtggttttgttgttgtgctcAAGGTAAGGccaaaaaaacactcaaaaatgTCCCCGCTgagacaaaacagcagcaagaaaacaaGCCAGACATTATAGCTGTAATCCCTCTCCCATCCCTCCTGAGGGTTTGCCCTGACCTTCATGTGTCATTGAATGCAGGATGGCCAACCTCGCTGTCCCCCTCCTCGCCCTGAACGCTGTGACAGCTTGAGCTTCACCATGCAGAGGTTAACCTTCCTTCAAGTCCCCTTTTCACCCCAGCCCACCCCTCTCTTTCCATCCTTCTATACTTCCTGTACATCTGCGTAGTTGTTTGTAGCCATGACGACAGACTCCATGGCAACAAAGATCTCCCTGGTTCTAAATTAAAGGTAGATgtatgaggggggggggggggggggggggggggggggggggctgtgagggTGTTTTAACAAGCGTCTGGATGGAGGGTAATTGAGAAGGGCCTTGTTAACATGAGACAGGGTCTTCTGGTTAACAGGCAAAGCCTCTGTGAGCAACACATGCTGATGGTTGCAGAGAGGCACGTATGCAACGCATGATAAAATTCTGTTCGTGACTAAgtgtaaaactaaaaaaaaaaaagataaaagaaagtGTGACTGCAAAGGAGTGGAAGAAATcaagcagcagcttcactcACAAGGGAAACAGATAAGAAAAAGGCAGGCAGGGTTTGTCTATAATGAGATGGGTTTTTTCTGCATGCGGGTGTGTTTGGGAGCGATTAACATCCCcggctttccttttctttcatctgCAACCTCTCTCTGTGTAAAGCCTCTGTGCTACCTGAGCAGGTTATATTCAGTTTCCTTGTTGTGTATTTAGACAGTCGTGTGTCCTTTTCAGCAGTCACTCCGGTAGCTCTCACCAAACCTCTCAAGCCTCAGTGCCACATTAAGTCAGTGCCAAAATATGTTGCCTTAAGCTGGGGATATTCTCTCTGTTTCTTGCATTTCAGGAATCGTTCCAATGGAGTGATACACTACAATCGCTCCGAACAAtagctcagaaaaaaaatgtgcctcATTCACACTTTCAGACACCGAGAGCGGCAAGCTACCGTACAAGAGACTGATCTGAACAGCATTTCAGCAACCATGAACTACCACCACTGATTTTAGGTGGCAAAatcaattcagttcatttcaccaatTTAACATTTGTATGTTAAACTATATATAGTTATATACCATactttgttggacaaagacacagtttttgtagttttgtctcCTTGCTCCATcgcagtggattttaaatcaaataatcaacatgtgattgaagtgcagattttcagctttaatttgagggCATTATCTGGCATTAacagtttaggaattacagtcattttttttatacacatatcccattttcagaggctcaaaattaattggccaaaataacatatttttaaatataaggattatttttaatacttggatgaaaatccttaaCAAGTATTATTCTTTTTGAGGCCATCATTCAAGGAAAAATAACTTTAACTTTCTTATTAATAAAATTCTCTTGCTCTCAATTTCTTGCGATATGTGCAGTGGGTATGAATATGGTTTAGATGTCCCCATTGAGCTGTTGTACTTGACTTAGATGAACACTTAATCAAccaaaaggaggaaatagaatttaaaatggcaataaataataaaataagagcACAGCTGAT
The sequence above is a segment of the Archocentrus centrarchus isolate MPI-CPG fArcCen1 chromosome 10, fArcCen1, whole genome shotgun sequence genome. Coding sequences within it:
- the LOC115787189 gene encoding uncharacterized protein LOC115787189, giving the protein MELHCLPTETPTTVSSCSTDPLYDNCPPFGQRGRAREKEMESGVVCPAVTRLPGPQSPLPGLAPAVAEVQTVVGGGRGPGTWPAHSYCSCRGGLGRQAWEAELSRGINTARGGERGGEQECSWGVEDRAHLNQSPSPSQSEEHRSALSLYDNLPDAETSNSLQDFDMETSLQEHLQEQTHQAVASEQIQSLMEGDSVTEKMFTKRCSSNQDQKPDQDKEHEQEPEQDSGSCRFTQGDLMQHHQLPMSLPQHLTENSTQVRQTKCHDLWPPAEAQQPKQTSWSPRVPPPLPLADPSASALRSLLTSLQHQIMKQREEYEARIISLEQRNEELQEEVVRLKTNLAQQRHWYQVVQAKIVESERARAAAEARNATLQREMEQFFDIFGELNNEEKKTEHIVKSF